One stretch of Armigeres subalbatus isolate Guangzhou_Male chromosome 2, GZ_Asu_2, whole genome shotgun sequence DNA includes these proteins:
- the LOC134218165 gene encoding putative nuclease HARBI1 isoform X2, protein MKIFLRYVGDPGFQVGVGEDIGVHQSTVCKTIWRVCQQIICKSNEWIRFPSTEAEFREAKRSWSRKGKIPNAVGAIDCTHIKIERPHRHPDEFINRKGLASFNVQATCDANDIITSIDCSWPGSVHDSRIWKNSDVYRIMSENTSGALLLGDEGYAIAPWIMTPYRNPDSAIRENYNKIFCRERVVIERVFGQVKRRFPFLQNTVRMATYRVPSMILACFVLHNVAKYLQDEDFDDVEDNDEVNDIVSDGIGDARVRGQNRREAIAVFLSGSTSIAADE, encoded by the exons atgaaaattttcctacGATATGTGGGAGATCCAGGTTTCCAG gTTGGTGTTGGTGAAGACATCGGGGTCCATCAATCAACAGTTTGCAAAACTATTTGGCGTGTTTGCCAGCAAATAATTTGTAAATCTAATGagtggattcgattcccgtCTACAGAAGCTGAATTCCGTGAGGCGAAACGTAGTTGGAGCCGCAAGGGGAAAATTCCAAATGCTGTTGGAGCTATCGATTGCACTCATATTAAAATCGAGCGTCCACATAGGCATCCAGATGAGTTCATCAACAGAAAAGGATTGGCATCATTCAACGTTCAAGCTACGTGTGACGCTAATGACATCATCACTAGCATCGATTGTTCTTGGCCAGGATCGGTTCATGATTCCAGgatttggaagaattcagaCGTCTATAGAATCATGTCTGAGAATACTTCCGGAGCACTTCTTCTGGGCGATGAAGGATACGCAATTGCTCCATGGATAATGACACCATATAGGAATCCAGATTCTGCGATTCGAGAAAACTACAATAAAATTTTTTGCCGGGAACGCGTTGTTATAGAGAGGGTTTTTGGTCAGGTGAAACGacgatttccatttttacaaaaTACTGTGCGCATGGCTACATATCGAGTGCCCTCAATGATTCTGGCCTGTTTTGTACTGCACAATGTTGCAAAATACCTTCAAGATGAGGATTTCGATGATGTCGAAGATAATGATGAAGTGAACGATATCGTTTCGGATGGAATTGGTGATGCGAGAGTTCGCGGACAAAACAGACGAGAAGCAATCGCTGTATTTCTTAGTGGGTCGACTTCTATTGCAGCAGATGAGTGA
- the LOC134218164 gene encoding uncharacterized protein LOC134218164: protein MAENSQLYGEQLLDLEISYPEVNLEMEDDEEDGSSKRFAEKSGQISDFRFATALRRFGSVLIQKSQTPQMKKLKAGAIKEMAMHFLLETGVELTEKQIMKKVNNMKSRIKSKTDKKATGNRQICLNSGEKIFYDLLGAEENPAVSKVNYGVSVGSSAIALKRQSIGIISDDDEDILQSPVKAALNDSGTSNVLTESGQIAAGKSLPLQEKFIPPPSKVGRFTGKARIQPSEHRLDPDKLSNSQLQQKVLVKQFEVLEQQQRINDKLESVLDKAGDLLNRYLK from the exons atggcaGAAAATTCACAATTATACGGTGAGCAATTGTTGGACCTCGAGATTTCATACCCGGAGGTGAACCTGGAGATGGAAGACGACGAGGAGGATGGATCATCGAAGAGATTTGCAGAGAAATCGGGCCAGATAAGCGATTTTCGTTTTGCAACCGCTTTGCGCCGCTTCGGGAGTGTTTTGATACAAAAAAGCCAAACACCGCAAATGAAGAAGCTAAAAGCAGGAGCGATTAAGGAGATGGCCATGCATTTCTTGCTGGAAACCGGAGTGGAATTGAcagaaaaacaaattatgaagAAGGTCAATAACATGAAATCCAGGATCAAGTCGAAGACGGACAAAAAGGCCACCGGTAATAGGCAAATTTGCTTAAATTCCGGTGAAAAAATTTTCTACGACCTCCTGGGAGCTGAAGAAAATCCGGCAGTATCAAAAGTAAACT ATGGTGTTTCGGTGGGATCAAGTGCTATTGCTTTGAAAAGGCAGAGTATTGGGATTATTTCCGACGACGATGAAGACATCTTACAATCACCGGTCAAAGCGGCGCTTAACGATTCAGGAACATCCAACGTTTTGACAGAATCCGGTCAAATTGCTGCCGGAAAATCGCTGCCATTACAAGAGAAATTCATACCACCTCCATCAAAAGTTGGGCGGTTTACAGGAAAG GCTCGTATCCAACCATCTGAACATCGACTCGACCCCGACAAGCTCTCGAATAGTCAACTGCAGCAAAAGGTGCTGGTCAAGCAGTTCGAAGTCCTCGAGCAGCAACAGCGAATCAACGACAAGTTAGAGAGCGTGCTTGATAAGGCTGGAGACTTGTTGAACCGCTATTTGAAATGA
- the LOC134218165 gene encoding putative nuclease HARBI1 isoform X1, translating to MKIFLRYVGDPGFQVSNMKVGVGEDIGVHQSTVCKTIWRVCQQIICKSNEWIRFPSTEAEFREAKRSWSRKGKIPNAVGAIDCTHIKIERPHRHPDEFINRKGLASFNVQATCDANDIITSIDCSWPGSVHDSRIWKNSDVYRIMSENTSGALLLGDEGYAIAPWIMTPYRNPDSAIRENYNKIFCRERVVIERVFGQVKRRFPFLQNTVRMATYRVPSMILACFVLHNVAKYLQDEDFDDVEDNDEVNDIVSDGIGDARVRGQNRREAIAVFLSGSTSIAADE from the exons atgaaaattttcctacGATATGTGGGAGATCCAGGTTTCCAGGTAAGTAATATGAAG gTTGGTGTTGGTGAAGACATCGGGGTCCATCAATCAACAGTTTGCAAAACTATTTGGCGTGTTTGCCAGCAAATAATTTGTAAATCTAATGagtggattcgattcccgtCTACAGAAGCTGAATTCCGTGAGGCGAAACGTAGTTGGAGCCGCAAGGGGAAAATTCCAAATGCTGTTGGAGCTATCGATTGCACTCATATTAAAATCGAGCGTCCACATAGGCATCCAGATGAGTTCATCAACAGAAAAGGATTGGCATCATTCAACGTTCAAGCTACGTGTGACGCTAATGACATCATCACTAGCATCGATTGTTCTTGGCCAGGATCGGTTCATGATTCCAGgatttggaagaattcagaCGTCTATAGAATCATGTCTGAGAATACTTCCGGAGCACTTCTTCTGGGCGATGAAGGATACGCAATTGCTCCATGGATAATGACACCATATAGGAATCCAGATTCTGCGATTCGAGAAAACTACAATAAAATTTTTTGCCGGGAACGCGTTGTTATAGAGAGGGTTTTTGGTCAGGTGAAACGacgatttccatttttacaaaaTACTGTGCGCATGGCTACATATCGAGTGCCCTCAATGATTCTGGCCTGTTTTGTACTGCACAATGTTGCAAAATACCTTCAAGATGAGGATTTCGATGATGTCGAAGATAATGATGAAGTGAACGATATCGTTTCGGATGGAATTGGTGATGCGAGAGTTCGCGGACAAAACAGACGAGAAGCAATCGCTGTATTTCTTAGTGGGTCGACTTCTATTGCAGCAGATGAGTGA